In Ruminococcus sp. HUN007, a genomic segment contains:
- the ilvN gene encoding acetolactate synthase small subunit: MGKHIFSILVTNKPGVMTRVSSMFTRRGFNIDTLTVGETESPEFSRITVSMIGDDYAKDQVVKQLSKLHDVKQVQVMERDDTVTRELLLVKVKNDSSTRQDVLAAVDVFRSKIVDYSPDALCIEITGETTKLNAFIELVKPFGIMEICRTGIVALERGSHCLRSSD, from the coding sequence ATGGGAAAACACATTTTCAGCATACTCGTTACCAACAAGCCGGGTGTTATGACAAGAGTCTCAAGCATGTTCACAAGACGCGGCTTCAACATTGACACACTTACAGTGGGCGAAACTGAATCACCTGAATTCTCAAGGATCACAGTTTCCATGATCGGCGACGACTACGCAAAGGATCAGGTAGTCAAGCAGCTCAGCAAGCTCCACGACGTAAAGCAGGTACAGGTGATGGAACGCGATGACACAGTTACACGCGAACTTCTCCTTGTCAAGGTAAAGAACGATTCCTCAACAAGACAGGACGTACTTGCCGCAGTTGACGTATTCCGTTCAAAGATCGTTGACTACTCCCCTGATGCTCTCTGTATCGAGATCACAGGCGAAACCACCAAACTCAATGCTTTTATTGAGCTCGTAAAACCTTTCGGTATTATGGAGATATGCCGTACAGGTATCGTAGCTCTTGAAAGAGGCAGCCACTGTCTCAGATCATCAGACTGA
- the ilvC gene encoding ketol-acid reductoisomerase translates to MENSAKVYYQEDCDLSLLYGKTIAVIGYGSQGHAHALNAKESLGDKARVIIGLYEGSKSWDKAVKQGFEVFTAAEAAKQADIIMILINDEKQAGMYKKDIEPNLKAGDMLMFAHGFAIHFGQIVPPADVDVTMIAPKGPGHTVRSEYQAGKGVPCLVAVAQDATGKAKDMALAYGLAIGGARAGVLETTFRTETETDLFGEQAVLCGGLCALMQAGFETLVEAGYDPRNAYFECIHEVKLIVDLIYQSGFAGMRYSISNTAEYGDYITGPKIITEETKKTMKQILKNIQDGSFAKEFLLDMSPAGGQAHFRAMRKLASEHPSEKVGEEIRKLYSWNSEEDKFINN, encoded by the coding sequence ATGGAAAATTCAGCAAAGGTTTATTATCAGGAAGACTGTGATCTTTCACTTCTCTACGGAAAGACTATCGCTGTTATCGGTTACGGCAGCCAGGGTCACGCACACGCACTCAACGCCAAGGAATCACTTGGTGACAAGGCTCGTGTTATCATCGGCCTTTACGAAGGAAGCAAGTCATGGGACAAGGCTGTAAAGCAGGGATTTGAAGTATTCACAGCTGCTGAAGCTGCAAAGCAGGCTGACATCATCATGATCCTCATCAATGATGAAAAGCAGGCCGGCATGTACAAGAAGGATATCGAACCAAACCTCAAGGCAGGCGATATGCTCATGTTCGCTCACGGTTTTGCTATCCACTTCGGTCAGATTGTTCCTCCGGCAGACGTTGACGTAACAATGATCGCTCCTAAGGGACCTGGACACACAGTAAGATCTGAATACCAGGCTGGCAAGGGTGTTCCTTGTCTCGTTGCTGTTGCTCAGGATGCTACAGGCAAGGCTAAGGATATGGCTCTTGCTTACGGTCTCGCAATCGGCGGTGCAAGAGCTGGTGTTCTTGAAACAACATTCAGAACAGAAACAGAAACAGACCTCTTCGGTGAACAGGCTGTTCTCTGCGGCGGTCTTTGCGCACTCATGCAGGCTGGTTTTGAAACACTTGTTGAAGCTGGTTACGACCCGAGAAACGCTTACTTTGAGTGTATCCACGAAGTGAAGCTCATCGTTGACCTTATTTACCAGAGCGGTTTCGCTGGTATGAGATACTCTATTTCAAACACAGCTGAATACGGTGACTACATCACAGGTCCTAAGATCATCACAGAGGAAACAAAGAAGACAATGAAGCAGATCCTCAAGAACATCCAGGACGGCTCATTTGCTAAGGAATTCCTCCTCGACATGTCACCAGCCGGCGGCCAGGCTCACTTCAGAGCTATGAGAAAGCTTGCTTCTGAACATCCATCAGAAAAGGTCGGCGAAGAGATCAGAAAGCTCTACAGCTGGAACAGCGAAGAAGACAAGTTCATCAACAACTGA
- the ilvD gene encoding dihydroxy-acid dehydratase → MDHNYFCDGVEWAPARSLFNALGMTKEEMERPLVGIVSSYNEIVPGHMNIDKIVEAVKTGVSMAGGTPVVFPAIAVCDGIAMGHKGMKYSLVTRDLIADSTECMALAHHFDALVMIPNCDKNVPGLLMAAARVNVPTVFVSGGPMLAGHVNGKKTSLSSMFEAVGAYTAGKITMEDVEEFENKACPTCGSCSGMYTANSMNCLTEVLGMGLRGNGTIPAVYSERIKLAKKAGMAVMDLLKKNIRPRDIMTEKAFYNALTADMAIGCSTNSMLHLPAIANECGITINLDMANEISAKTPNICHLAPAGHAYMEDLDEAGGVYAVLNELNKKGLINTDVMTCTGKTLGENIAGVVNKNPDIIRPIDNPYSQTGGIAVLRGNLAPDGCVVKRSAVAPEMLVHSGPARVFNSEEDAIEAIRGGKIKAGDVVVIRYEGPAGGPGMREMLSPTSAIAGMGLDKDVALITDGRFSGATRGAAIGHVSPEAVSGGNIAYVEDGDIISINIPEYSITLEIPDDELEKRRANTKILKKENITGYARRYAAMVSSADKGAIINKF, encoded by the coding sequence ATGGATCACAATTATTTCTGCGACGGAGTTGAATGGGCTCCTGCACGTTCCCTTTTCAATGCTCTCGGCATGACAAAGGAAGAAATGGAACGTCCGCTCGTTGGTATCGTTTCATCATACAATGAGATCGTTCCTGGTCATATGAATATCGACAAGATAGTTGAAGCTGTCAAGACCGGTGTTTCAATGGCCGGCGGAACTCCTGTCGTTTTCCCTGCCATAGCTGTATGTGACGGTATCGCAATGGGTCACAAGGGCATGAAGTACTCACTGGTAACAAGAGACCTCATCGCTGACTCAACAGAATGCATGGCTCTTGCACATCACTTCGACGCACTTGTTATGATACCTAACTGTGACAAGAATGTACCGGGACTTCTCATGGCTGCTGCCAGGGTAAACGTTCCTACAGTTTTCGTAAGCGGCGGTCCTATGCTTGCAGGTCACGTAAATGGAAAGAAGACTTCACTTTCAAGCATGTTCGAGGCAGTAGGTGCCTACACAGCCGGAAAGATCACAATGGAAGACGTTGAGGAATTCGAAAACAAGGCTTGTCCGACCTGCGGTTCATGTTCAGGCATGTACACAGCCAACTCGATGAACTGCCTTACTGAAGTTCTCGGCATGGGACTCAGAGGCAACGGTACTATTCCTGCTGTTTATTCCGAAAGAATCAAGCTTGCCAAGAAAGCCGGCATGGCTGTAATGGACCTTCTTAAGAAGAATATCCGTCCTCGTGACATCATGACAGAAAAGGCATTCTACAATGCACTTACAGCAGATATGGCTATCGGCTGCTCAACAAACAGTATGCTCCACCTCCCTGCTATCGCAAATGAATGCGGTATCACCATCAACCTTGACATGGCTAACGAGATCAGCGCAAAGACTCCGAACATCTGTCATCTCGCTCCGGCAGGTCACGCTTACATGGAAGATCTCGACGAGGCAGGCGGTGTTTACGCTGTACTTAACGAACTGAACAAGAAGGGTCTTATCAACACAGACGTAATGACATGTACAGGAAAGACTCTCGGTGAAAACATTGCCGGTGTGGTAAACAAAAATCCTGATATCATCAGACCGATAGACAACCCGTACTCACAGACAGGCGGCATTGCAGTTCTCCGCGGAAACCTCGCTCCTGACGGATGCGTAGTAAAGAGAAGCGCCGTTGCTCCTGAAATGCTCGTTCACAGCGGTCCTGCAAGAGTGTTCAACTCTGAGGAAGACGCAATCGAAGCTATCCGCGGCGGTAAGATCAAAGCCGGTGACGTTGTTGTTATCCGTTACGAAGGTCCTGCAGGCGGTCCTGGTATGAGAGAAATGCTCTCACCTACTTCAGCTATCGCCGGTATGGGTCTTGACAAGGACGTTGCCCTCATCACTGACGGACGTTTCAGCGGTGCCACAAGAGGCGCTGCTATCGGACACGTATCTCCTGAAGCTGTAAGCGGAGGTAACATCGCTTACGTTGAAGACGGCGACATCATCTCGATCAACATTCCTGAGTACAGCATCACTCTTGAAATACCTGATGACGAACTTGAAAAGAGACGTGCAAATACAAAGATATTAAAGAAGGAAAACATCACAGGTTATGCAAGAAGATATGCCGCAATGGTTTCTTCAGCTGACAAGGGTGCTATAATCAATAAGTTTTGA